In Pseudomonas sp. MM213, a genomic segment contains:
- the zapE gene encoding cell division protein ZapE, which produces MNADSPLSAWQHAIEQKGFVQDEAQEHAVWALQKCHEALHEGQTPVTGVYLWGPVGRGKTWLMDQFYQSLQVPARRQHFHHFMGWVHQRSFQLTGTADPLKALARELSEEVRVLCFDELFVNDIGDAIILGRLFQVMFEEGVVVVCTSNQPPDMLYADGFNRDRFVPAIEAIKQHMQVIAVDGGEDHRLHPGAGLQRYWVAAPGQPGALEDVFKALTAGQSVSSEPIKVGYRSLNVVQASETVLWSRYADLCEQPFAAMDFMALCDTFRAILLSDVPNLSAQKRAGRIARGTEDGVERVVAGDRELPQLSVHDDGVRRFIALVDECYDRKVPLYLEAQVPMESLYTEGYLEFPFRRTLSRLQEMQLQRFADA; this is translated from the coding sequence ATGAATGCCGACTCCCCGTTAAGCGCCTGGCAACACGCCATCGAACAGAAGGGCTTCGTCCAGGACGAAGCCCAGGAACATGCCGTCTGGGCGTTGCAAAAATGCCATGAAGCGTTGCATGAAGGTCAGACGCCGGTCACGGGCGTGTACCTGTGGGGCCCCGTCGGGCGTGGCAAGACCTGGCTGATGGATCAGTTTTACCAAAGCCTGCAGGTCCCGGCCCGGCGCCAGCACTTTCACCATTTTATGGGGTGGGTGCATCAACGCTCGTTTCAGCTGACCGGCACCGCCGATCCGCTCAAAGCCCTGGCCCGCGAGCTGAGCGAAGAAGTCCGCGTGTTGTGTTTCGATGAGCTGTTCGTCAACGACATCGGCGACGCAATCATTCTCGGGCGCTTGTTTCAGGTGATGTTCGAGGAGGGCGTGGTGGTGGTCTGCACGTCCAATCAGCCGCCGGACATGCTGTACGCCGATGGCTTCAACCGCGACCGCTTCGTGCCCGCGATCGAGGCGATCAAGCAGCACATGCAGGTGATCGCGGTGGATGGCGGCGAAGACCATCGCCTGCATCCCGGCGCTGGTTTGCAGCGCTATTGGGTCGCCGCGCCCGGGCAACCCGGCGCGCTGGAAGATGTGTTCAAGGCGCTGACCGCCGGCCAGTCAGTCTCCAGTGAACCGATCAAGGTCGGTTACCGCTCGCTGAATGTGGTGCAGGCCAGTGAAACCGTGCTCTGGAGCCGATACGCCGACCTCTGTGAACAACCCTTTGCCGCCATGGATTTCATGGCCCTGTGCGACACCTTCAGGGCTATTCTGTTGAGTGACGTGCCCAACCTCAGCGCGCAAAAACGCGCCGGCCGCATCGCCCGTGGCACCGAAGACGGGGTCGAGCGGGTGGTGGCGGGTGATCGCGAGTTGCCGCAATTGTCGGTGCACGACGACGGTGTGCGGCGCTTCATCGCGTTGGTGGACGAATGCTATGACCGCAAAGTGCCGTTGTACCTCGAAGCCCAGGTGCCGATGGAATCGCTCTACACCGAAGGCTATCTGGAATTCCCGTTCCGCCGCACACTCAGTCGCCTACAGGAAATGCAGCTGCAACGTTTCGCCGACGCTTGA
- a CDS encoding nuclear transport factor 2 family protein — MSHPASALAPAIAAYIAAANARDTSTVASFFAEDANVFDEGQHRIGTQAIAQWMQDTARRYQPKVEVLDVQQRTGKVLVHNLISGTFPGSPLELRYMFRLNEQGKIARLDISL, encoded by the coding sequence ATGTCCCATCCTGCCTCTGCACTGGCGCCCGCCATCGCCGCTTACATTGCTGCCGCCAATGCCCGCGACACCTCGACGGTCGCCAGTTTTTTCGCTGAGGACGCCAATGTGTTCGATGAAGGTCAACACCGGATTGGCACCCAGGCTATCGCCCAATGGATGCAAGACACCGCCCGGCGTTACCAGCCAAAGGTCGAAGTGCTCGACGTACAACAGCGCACCGGCAAGGTGCTGGTGCACAACCTGATCTCCGGGACGTTTCCCGGCAGTCCGCTGGAATTGCGCTACATGTTTCGCCTGAACGAGCAGGGCAAGATCGCCCGGCTGGACATTTCACTGTAG
- a CDS encoding helix-turn-helix transcriptional regulator, whose amino-acid sequence MSRTTRLLTLLQVLRGKSRPVTAATLASELEISERTLYRDIAELTALGAPIYGEAGIGYVLRSGLFLPPLMLNADETEAIVLGLRYVDQRGDEVLSKAAADALAKIAAVLAPEALDALRNPTVMPGPPGYGFAPNAVPLNAFRQAIRDQAKLHIDYADAQQVPSQRLIWPLALGFLNEVRIIVAWCELRGAYRTFRTDRISAASEQGERYPGRRSDLLRTWRKQMQLDEAGRFTPDKN is encoded by the coding sequence GTGTCTCGCACCACGCGTTTACTGACCTTGTTGCAAGTGCTGCGCGGCAAAAGTCGTCCGGTCACGGCGGCGACACTCGCCAGCGAGCTTGAGATTTCCGAGCGTACGCTCTATCGCGACATCGCGGAACTCACCGCACTGGGCGCGCCGATCTACGGTGAGGCGGGGATCGGTTACGTGTTGCGCAGCGGTTTGTTCCTGCCGCCGTTGATGCTCAATGCCGATGAAACCGAAGCCATCGTGCTGGGGCTGCGTTACGTGGATCAGCGCGGCGATGAAGTGTTGAGCAAAGCGGCGGCCGATGCGCTGGCCAAGATTGCTGCGGTGCTGGCGCCCGAAGCGCTGGACGCACTACGCAACCCGACGGTAATGCCGGGCCCGCCCGGTTATGGCTTCGCGCCAAATGCCGTGCCGCTGAATGCGTTTCGCCAGGCGATTCGCGATCAGGCCAAGCTGCACATCGACTATGCGGACGCACAGCAAGTGCCGAGTCAGCGGCTGATCTGGCCGCTGGCGCTGGGGTTTCTCAATGAAGTGCGGATCATCGTCGCCTGGTGTGAGTTGCGCGGCGCCTATCGGACTTTTCGTACCGACCGGATTTCGGCGGCGAGCGAGCAGGGCGAGCGTTATCCGGGGCGGCGCAGCGACCTGCTGCGCACCTGGCGCAAGCAGATGCAACTGGATGAAGCCGGGCGTTTCACTCCTGACAAGAACTGA
- a CDS encoding aldo/keto reductase: protein MHYKVFGRKTGLRVAELALGAGNFGTGWGHGAERDEAKRIFDGYLEAGGNFIDTANGYQGGQSEAMLSEFIAAERDRLVIATKYTLGTTPAAGISYTGNNRKNMVRAVEESLTRLKTDHIDLFWAHMSDGVTPMEEILRGFDDLVRAGKIHYAGLSNFPAWRIARADLLAEVRGFSPVAAIQVEYSLAERTAEREQLPMAEALGLAATLWSPLGGGFLTGKYRTNDENSRAAKLGMLVHAEKSARETALLDTLLAVAAELDASPTHVAIAWLREKAKRSTTALIPILGSRTREQLDATLGALDVQLSADQLSRLDGISEVAKGVPHESIAGSFARFSGGETLDLPIIPVA from the coding sequence ATGCATTACAAAGTGTTCGGCCGAAAAACCGGCTTGCGCGTTGCGGAACTGGCGCTGGGTGCCGGTAACTTTGGTACCGGTTGGGGTCATGGCGCCGAGCGCGATGAAGCCAAGCGCATCTTTGATGGCTACCTGGAGGCCGGCGGTAATTTCATCGACACCGCCAACGGCTATCAGGGTGGCCAGTCGGAAGCCATGCTCAGCGAATTCATCGCCGCTGAGCGCGATCGCCTGGTCATCGCCACCAAATACACGTTGGGGACTACGCCGGCCGCAGGCATTTCCTACACCGGCAACAACCGCAAGAACATGGTCCGCGCCGTGGAAGAAAGCCTGACACGGCTCAAGACCGACCACATCGACCTGTTCTGGGCGCACATGAGCGACGGTGTCACGCCCATGGAAGAAATCCTCCGTGGTTTTGATGATCTGGTGCGCGCCGGCAAGATTCATTATGCCGGGCTGTCGAACTTCCCGGCCTGGCGTATCGCCCGCGCCGATCTGCTGGCTGAAGTTCGCGGTTTTTCGCCGGTTGCCGCCATTCAGGTCGAGTACAGCCTCGCCGAGCGCACGGCCGAACGTGAACAACTGCCGATGGCCGAAGCGTTGGGGCTGGCCGCTACCTTATGGTCGCCGCTGGGTGGCGGGTTCCTGACCGGCAAATACCGCACCAACGACGAGAACAGCCGTGCCGCCAAACTGGGCATGCTGGTACACGCCGAGAAAAGTGCCCGCGAAACCGCCCTGCTCGACACCTTGCTCGCGGTCGCGGCGGAGCTGGACGCCAGCCCGACGCACGTGGCCATTGCCTGGCTGCGGGAAAAAGCCAAACGCTCGACCACGGCGCTGATTCCGATTCTGGGTTCGCGTACGCGTGAGCAGCTGGATGCGACGTTGGGCGCGTTGGATGTGCAGTTGAGTGCCGATCAGTTGTCGCGGCTGGATGGCATCAGCGAAGTGGCGAAGGGCGTGCCGCATGAATCCATTGCCGGTTCTTTTGCACGGTTCAGCGGGGGCGAAACCCTGGACCTGCCAATAATCCCGGTCGCCTGA
- the speB gene encoding agmatinase, protein MDVPVQNDQAMTRDSLYGTAAESTYAGITSFMRRRYSRDLRGVDVAVSGVPFDTATSNRPGARFGPRGIRAASTGIAWERHWPWTFDPFDHLAVIDYGDCDFDYGSPHSVPESIEAHAEHILNAGCAMLTFGGDHFISYPLLKAHARKHGALSLIHFDAHSDTWPDEEGKRVDHGTMFWHAAKEGLVDPSRSVQIGLRTTNDDHQGFQVLDARQVHRRGVDAIVEAIRARVGDNPVYLTFDIDCLDPAFAPGTGTPVCGGLSTVQALEILGGLRGINLVGMDVVEVAPAYDSADITSLAAATLAMEMLCLYAAKHKVDR, encoded by the coding sequence ATGGACGTCCCAGTGCAAAACGATCAGGCCATGACCCGCGACAGTCTCTACGGGACTGCCGCCGAAAGTACCTACGCCGGTATCACCAGTTTCATGCGTCGCCGGTACAGCCGCGACTTGCGCGGTGTCGATGTGGCCGTCAGTGGCGTGCCGTTCGATACCGCCACCAGCAACCGTCCCGGCGCGCGTTTCGGACCGCGCGGCATTCGTGCGGCGTCCACCGGGATCGCCTGGGAACGGCATTGGCCATGGACGTTCGACCCGTTCGATCATCTGGCGGTGATCGACTACGGAGATTGCGACTTCGATTACGGCTCGCCGCATTCGGTGCCGGAAAGCATTGAAGCCCACGCCGAGCATATTCTGAATGCCGGTTGCGCGATGCTGACGTTCGGCGGCGATCACTTCATCAGTTACCCGCTGCTCAAGGCGCATGCCCGTAAACATGGGGCGCTGTCGTTGATTCACTTCGACGCGCACAGCGACACCTGGCCGGATGAAGAGGGCAAGCGCGTCGATCACGGCACGATGTTCTGGCACGCGGCCAAGGAAGGTCTGGTGGACCCGTCGCGCTCGGTGCAGATCGGCTTGCGCACCACCAATGACGATCATCAGGGCTTTCAGGTGCTGGATGCGCGGCAAGTGCATCGGCGTGGGGTGGACGCGATTGTCGAAGCGATTCGCGCACGGGTCGGCGACAACCCGGTGTACCTGACGTTCGACATCGATTGCCTCGACCCGGCGTTTGCACCCGGCACCGGCACACCGGTGTGTGGCGGTTTGAGCACGGTACAGGCGCTGGAAATCCTCGGCGGCTTGCGCGGGATCAATCTGGTGGGGATGGACGTGGTGGAAGTGGCGCCGGCCTACGACAGCGCGGACATTACCTCACTGGCGGCGGCGACGTTGGCGATGGAGATGCTGTGTTTGTATGCGGCGAAGCATAAGGTCGATCGGTAG
- a CDS encoding polyamine ABC transporter substrate-binding protein, with protein sequence MAPLFKLCLPALFLAASVSAHAEEKVVNLYSWADYVAPETLQRFEQETGIHVRYDTFDSSEVLETKLLTGGSGYDVVVPSSSVLARGLAAGALRAIPHEGLKGYANLDPDLLEKLAAVDPGNHYGVPYTWGTLGLGMNVEAVKKRLPDVPLNSLDLLFKPEYASKLKDCGVAIIDSPQEVIGLALHYLGKDPYSTDKSDLSAAEALLHQLQPNVLYVASGRQINDLANGSVCLALTYNGDASMAADQARKANKPYEVAYRIPKEGTLVWQDNLAIPKDAPHPEAARAFIEFMLRPESVAALTNTLFFATANQAATPLVDEAVRSDPDIYPLADVRERLYADRSMSLKDMRQRTRLWTTFRSRQ encoded by the coding sequence ATGGCTCCTCTATTCAAGCTGTGTTTACCCGCGCTGTTCCTTGCCGCCTCCGTGTCGGCCCATGCCGAGGAGAAGGTCGTCAATCTTTACAGTTGGGCCGATTACGTGGCCCCGGAAACCTTGCAGCGCTTCGAGCAGGAAACCGGCATTCACGTGCGCTACGACACGTTCGATTCCTCGGAAGTCCTGGAAACCAAGTTGCTCACCGGCGGCAGCGGCTATGACGTGGTGGTGCCGTCGTCCAGCGTGCTGGCGCGCGGATTGGCGGCGGGTGCCTTGAGGGCGATTCCCCACGAAGGCCTCAAGGGCTACGCCAACCTCGATCCGGATTTGCTGGAAAAACTCGCCGCGGTCGATCCCGGCAACCACTATGGCGTGCCGTACACCTGGGGCACGCTCGGACTCGGGATGAATGTGGAGGCGGTGAAAAAGCGTTTGCCGGATGTGCCGCTCAACAGCCTCGACTTGCTGTTCAAACCCGAATACGCCAGCAAGCTGAAAGATTGCGGCGTGGCGATCATCGATTCGCCGCAGGAAGTGATCGGCCTCGCGCTGCACTACCTCGGTAAAGATCCCTACAGCACCGACAAGTCCGATCTGTCAGCCGCCGAAGCGTTGTTGCATCAGTTGCAGCCGAATGTGCTGTACGTCGCCAGTGGCCGGCAAATCAACGACCTGGCCAACGGCAGCGTCTGCCTGGCCTTGACCTACAACGGTGACGCGAGCATGGCCGCCGATCAGGCGCGCAAGGCCAACAAACCGTATGAAGTGGCGTACCGGATTCCCAAGGAAGGCACGCTGGTCTGGCAGGACAACCTGGCCATCCCCAAGGACGCGCCGCACCCCGAAGCCGCCCGCGCCTTTATCGAGTTCATGTTGCGTCCCGAATCCGTGGCGGCGCTGACCAACACGCTGTTCTTTGCCACGGCCAACCAGGCCGCCACACCGCTGGTGGATGAGGCAGTACGCAGCGATCCTGACATTTACCCCCTCGCCGATGTGCGCGAGCGGTTGTACGCCGACCGCAGCATGAGCCTCAAGGACATGCGTCAGCGCACCCGTTTGTGGACCACTTTCCGTAGCCGCCAATAA
- a CDS encoding LysR family transcriptional regulator: MLGQLHDVDLQLLRLFVSVVECGGFSAAQGELGLSQSSISQQMARLETRLGYRLCSRGKGGFRITPKGEQLLTATRGLFESIEAFRHQSNGVAGRLIGEVRLGLSEAVDQSVLQRVAEAIRRFRERDESVRIELISAMPGEMERLLLQQRLDLAIGYFSQVQSAFDYRELFTETQHLYCAAGHPLFTDEAPDDQALQACDRVDHPYRFLRSDEPFQGKRCSARSEQVEGTLAFILSGKHVGYLPSHFARSWEDKGLLRAVRRSDMSFDVAFHLARHRAQVPEDAQKAFEEDLLAAFA, encoded by the coding sequence ATGCTCGGCCAGCTTCACGATGTGGATCTGCAATTGCTGCGCCTGTTCGTCAGCGTGGTGGAATGCGGCGGTTTCAGCGCAGCCCAGGGTGAACTGGGCCTGAGCCAGTCGAGCATCAGCCAGCAAATGGCCAGGCTTGAAACCCGGCTCGGCTATCGGCTGTGCAGTCGCGGCAAGGGTGGATTCAGGATCACCCCCAAAGGTGAACAACTGTTGACCGCGACACGCGGACTGTTCGAATCCATTGAAGCGTTCCGTCATCAATCCAATGGCGTGGCCGGTCGGCTGATCGGCGAAGTGCGCCTGGGGCTGTCCGAAGCCGTGGATCAATCCGTGCTGCAACGGGTAGCTGAGGCGATCCGGCGCTTTCGCGAACGCGATGAGTCGGTGCGCATCGAACTGATCAGCGCCATGCCCGGCGAGATGGAGCGCTTGCTGCTGCAACAACGGCTGGACCTGGCGATCGGCTATTTCTCACAGGTGCAGAGCGCGTTTGACTACCGCGAACTGTTCACGGAAACCCAGCACTTGTATTGCGCCGCCGGCCACCCGCTGTTCACCGACGAGGCGCCGGACGATCAAGCGTTGCAGGCGTGCGACCGGGTGGATCACCCTTACCGTTTTTTGCGCAGCGACGAGCCCTTTCAGGGCAAACGGTGCTCGGCGCGCTCGGAACAGGTCGAAGGCACCCTCGCCTTCATTTTGTCCGGCAAGCATGTCGGTTACCTGCCCAGCCACTTTGCCCGCAGTTGGGAAGACAAAGGATTGCTCAGGGCCGTGCGCCGCAGCGACATGAGTTTCGACGTGGCGTTCCATCTGGCCCGCCACCGTGCGCAGGTGCCGGAGGATGCGCAGAAAGCCTTTGAAGAGGATTTGCTCGCCGCGTTCGCCTGA
- a CDS encoding nucleobase:cation symporter-2 family protein codes for MTASEKAPAPRHNDLIYGLDDRPHLTATVFAALQHVLASFVGIITPTLIMGSALGLQSEIPYLISMALFVSGLGTFVQARKFGPIGSGLLCLQGTSFSFISVILSAGFMVKARGGGTDEILSTIFGVCFFAAFIEVVLSQFIGKLRMLITPVVTGTIITLMGLSLIKVAMTDIAGGFGATDLGAASHLALAALVLGTIVVLNRVDVPFLRLGAIVIGLTLGYVVAWLMGHVDFASMPDVPLMSVPVPFKYGFNFDWVAFVPVAVIFLVSPLEAAGDLTANSMISRQPVKGPIYIRRIKSGLLADGLNSAMAAVFNSMPMVTFAQNNGVIQLTGVASRYVAFFIAGLLVVLGLFPMIGAVLQLMPKPVLGGAELVMFGTVAVAGIKILAEAGLHRRNMLIVAISLGMGLGVAAVPEVLRELPKALHNIFESPITVGALCAIVLNIFLPEEFIELEEDDFDPEASILQVMENPDVPAKG; via the coding sequence ATGACCGCCTCTGAAAAAGCCCCTGCCCCGCGCCACAACGACCTGATCTACGGCCTCGACGACCGCCCTCATCTGACCGCCACCGTCTTCGCCGCCCTGCAACACGTACTCGCCAGCTTCGTCGGCATCATCACCCCGACCCTGATCATGGGCAGCGCCCTCGGCCTGCAAAGCGAAATCCCCTATCTGATCAGCATGGCGCTGTTTGTCTCGGGGTTGGGCACCTTCGTCCAGGCGCGCAAGTTCGGCCCGATCGGTTCCGGTTTGCTGTGTCTGCAAGGCACCAGTTTCTCGTTTATCAGCGTGATCCTCAGCGCCGGTTTCATGGTCAAGGCCCGCGGCGGCGGCACTGATGAAATCCTTTCGACAATCTTTGGCGTGTGCTTTTTCGCCGCGTTCATCGAAGTGGTGTTGAGCCAGTTCATCGGCAAACTGCGGATGCTGATCACGCCGGTGGTAACCGGGACGATCATCACGCTGATGGGGTTGTCGCTGATCAAAGTCGCCATGACCGACATCGCCGGCGGCTTCGGCGCGACGGATCTCGGCGCCGCCAGTCACCTCGCGTTGGCTGCGTTGGTGCTGGGCACCATCGTGGTGCTGAACCGTGTTGATGTGCCGTTCCTGCGCCTCGGCGCCATCGTGATCGGCCTGACCCTCGGTTATGTCGTGGCGTGGCTCATGGGCCACGTGGATTTCGCCAGCATGCCCGACGTACCGCTGATGAGCGTGCCGGTGCCGTTCAAGTACGGTTTCAACTTCGACTGGGTGGCGTTCGTGCCGGTGGCGGTGATTTTCCTCGTGTCGCCGCTGGAGGCGGCCGGTGACCTGACAGCCAACTCGATGATTTCCCGGCAGCCGGTCAAAGGCCCGATCTACATTCGCCGGATCAAATCCGGCCTGCTCGCCGACGGCCTCAACTCGGCCATGGCGGCAGTGTTCAACAGCATGCCGATGGTGACCTTCGCGCAGAACAACGGCGTGATTCAACTGACCGGCGTGGCCAGCCGCTACGTGGCGTTTTTCATTGCCGGCCTGCTGGTGGTGCTGGGGCTGTTCCCGATGATCGGCGCGGTGCTGCAACTGATGCCGAAACCGGTGCTCGGCGGCGCTGAACTGGTGATGTTCGGCACCGTTGCAGTGGCCGGGATCAAGATCCTCGCCGAAGCCGGCCTGCATCGGCGCAACATGCTGATCGTGGCGATTTCCCTCGGCATGGGCCTGGGTGTGGCGGCCGTGCCGGAGGTGTTGCGCGAGTTGCCCAAGGCGCTGCATAACATCTTTGAATCGCCGATTACCGTCGGCGCGTTGTGCGCTATCGTGCTGAACATCTTCCTGCCTGAGGAATTCATCGAGCTGGAAGAAGACGATTTCGATCCGGAAGCCTCGATCCTCCAGGTCATGGAAAACCCGGATGTCCCGGCCAAAGGCTAA